In the Caloenas nicobarica isolate bCalNic1 chromosome 10, bCalNic1.hap1, whole genome shotgun sequence genome, TGGGAGCTGTGAAGGCCCCAGTGCTGGGGAGAGGGCCGTCAGGACCCCGTTACCGATGTGAGGGCCCCGGTACCGGTTACCGTGCTTGGTTGGGCGGGTGCTGGTTTCTCCGAGGTGATGCCCACCACAGCCCTACTCCTCgctctcctctctttcccccACCCAGAGGCACCCAAAGTGGAGGTGTACTCCCGTAAAATCGCAGCACCCGGCCAGGAGAACACCCTCAACTGCTTCGTCAGCGGTTTCCACCCTCCGCAGATTGACATCACGCTCCTGGAGGATGGGAAGCCCATGAGCGGTGTGCAGTACGCAGACATGTCCTTCGACGACAAGTGGTTCTTCCAGCGCCTGGTCTACGTGCCCTTCACCCCGCAGAAGGGCAGCACCTACGTCTGCAGGGTGTCCCATTCCACCTTCCGCGAGCCGCAGTCGTTCCGATGGGGTATGGCTTTCCTCTTCGACCTTCGCCACCGTGCAGAACCCAGAGCTCGTTAATTTATATCTACACCGTCCCCTTTATTAGGAAACTGGGTCCTATAGCAGGGCAGATTTTGAAGGTCTTGTGCTATAGGTGGAAAATTAAGTTGGGTTTAGCTGGGCTGCTGTGTACATACCCATAGAA is a window encoding:
- the B2M gene encoding LOW QUALITY PROTEIN: beta-2-microglobulin (The sequence of the model RefSeq protein was modified relative to this genomic sequence to represent the inferred CDS: inserted 1 base in 1 codon) — its product is MTLRRSTPRLAAPDGGYKRRQPRRGGSVXRAGAMALGPKVGLLVLVALLGLGEADEAPKVEVYSRKIAAPGQENTLNCFVSGFHPPQIDITLLEDGKPMSGVQYADMSFDDKWFFQRLVYVPFTPQKGSTYVCRVSHSTFREPQSFRWDPDF